A section of the Mastomys coucha isolate ucsf_1 unplaced genomic scaffold, UCSF_Mcou_1 pScaffold15, whole genome shotgun sequence genome encodes:
- the Abl1 gene encoding tyrosine-protein kinase ABL1 isoform X2 produces MLEICLKLVGCKSKKGLSSSSSCYLEEALQRPVASDFEPQGLSEAARWNSKENLLAGPSENDPNLFVALYDFVASGDNTLSITKGEKLRVLGYNHNGEWCEAQTKNGQGWVPSNYITPVNSLEKHSWYHGPVSRNAAEYLLSSGINGSFLVRESESSPGQRSISLRYEGRVYHYRINTASDGKLYVSSESRFNTLAELVHHHSTVADGLITTLHYPAPKRNKPTIYGVSPNYDKWEMERTDITMKHKLGGGQYGEVYEGVWKKYSLTVAVKTLKEDTMEVEEFLKEAAVMKEIKHPNLVQLLGVCTREPPFYIITEFMTYGNLLDYLRECNRQEVSAVVLLYMATQISSAMEYLEKKNFIHRDLAARNCLVGENHLVKVADFGLSRLMTGDTYTAHAGAKFPIKWTAPESLAYNKFSIKSDVWAFGVLLWEIATYGMSPYPGIDLSQVYELLEKDYRMERPEGCPEKVYELMRACWQWNPSDRPSFAEIHQAFETMFQESSISDEVEKELGKRGMRGAAGSMLQAPELPTKTRTCRRAAEQKDAPDTPELLHTKGLGESDALDSEPAVSPLLPRKERGPPDGSLNEDERLLPKDKKTNLFSALIKKKKKMAPTPPKRSSSFREMDGQAERRGATEDDGREISNGPAALTSDAAEPAKSPKTSNGAGVPNGAFREPGNSGFRSPHMWKKSSTLTSSRLAAAEEESGISSSKRFLRSCSASCMPHGTRDTEWRSVTLPRDLPSAGKQFDSSTFGGHKSEKPALPRKRTSESRSEQVAKSTSTPPPRLVKKAEEAAEEVFKDMESSPGSSPPSLTPKLLRRQVTASPSSGLSHKEEATKGNALGTGTPATAEPAPPSNKVGLSKASSEENRVRRHKHSSESPGRDKGRLSKLKPAPPPPPACTGKAGKPTQSPSQEAGEVGGATKTKCTNLAVDAMNNDPTKAGPPGEGLRKPVPPSVPKPQSTTKPPGTPTSPVSTPSTVPAPSPLAGDQQLSSAAFIPLISTRVSLRKTRQPPERIASGTITKGVVLDSTEALCLAISRNSEQMASHSAVLEAGKNLYTFCVSYVDSIQQMRNKFAFREAINKLESNLRELQICPATASSGPAATQDFSKLLSSVKEISDIVRR; encoded by the exons AAGCCCTGCAGAGACCAGTAGCCTCTGACTTTGAGCCCCAGGGTCTCAGTGAAGCAGCTCGATGGAACTCGAAGGAGAACCTTCTTGCTGGGCCCAGTGAAAATGACCCCAACCTCTTTGTGGCACTCTATGATTTTGTGGCCAGCGGAGATAACACTCTCAGCATCACTAAAG GTGAAAAGCTCCGGGTCTTAGGTTATAATCACAATGGGGAGTGGTGTGAAGCCCAAACGAAAAATGGCCAAGGATGGGTCCCAAGCAACTACATCACCCCTGTCAACAGCCTGGAGAAACATTCCTGGTATCACGGACCTGTATCTCGAAATGCTGCTGAGTATCTGCTAAGCAGCGGAATCAACGGCAGCTTCTTAGTGCGGGAGAGTGAGAGTAGCCCTGGCCAGAGGTCCATCTCGCTGCGGTATGAAGGGAGAGTGTACCACTACAGGATCAACACTGCCTCTGATGGCAAG CTGTACGTCTCCTCGGAGAGCCGCTTCAACACTCTGGCTGAGTTGGTTCACCATCATTCTACAGTGGCTGATGGGCTCATCACCACACTCCACTACCCAGCTCCCAAGCGCAACAAGCCCACCATCTACGGCGTGTCCCCCAACTACGACAAGTGGGAAATGGAGCGCACTGACATCACCATGAAGCACAAGCTGGGTGGAGGCCAGTACGGGGAGGTGTACGAGGGCGTCTGGAAAAAGTACAGCCTCACTGTGGCCGTGAAGACCTTGAAG GAGGACACCATGGAGGTGGAGGAGTTCCTGAAGGAAGCCGCAGTGATGAAGGAGATCAAACACCCTAACCTGGTGCAGCTGCTAG GGGTGTGTACCCGGGAACCTCCATTCTACATCATCACTGAGTTCATGACCTATGGAAACCTGCTGGACTACCTGAGGGAGTGTAACCGGCAGGAGGTGAGCGCCGTAGTGCTGCTCTACATGGCCACACAGATCTCATCAGCCATGGAGTACCTGGAGAAGAAGAACTTCATCCACAG agACCTTGCTGCCCGGAACTGCCTGGTAGGGGAAAACCACTTGGTGAAGGTGGCTGATTTTGGCCTGAGCAGGTTGATGACAGGGGACACCTACACGGCCCATGCTGGAGCCAAATTCCCCATCAAGTGGACAGCACCTGAGAGCCTGGCCTACAACAAGTTCTCCATCAAGTCGGACGTCTGGG cATTTGGAGTATTGCTCTGGGAAATTGCTACGTATGGCATGTCACCTTACCCGGGAATTGACCTGTCTCAGGTTTATGAGCTGCTGGAAAAAGACTACCGTATGGAGCGCCCTGAAGGCTGCCCAGAGAAGGTCTACGAGCTCATGCGAGCAT GTTGGCAGTGGAACCCCTCTGACCGGCCCTCCTTTGCTGAAATCCACCAAGCCTTTGAAACCATGTTCCAGGAATCCAGTATCTCAGATG aggtggagaaggagctggggaaACGAGGCATGAGAGGAGCTGCTGGGAGCATGCTGCAGGCCCCAGAGCTGCCCACCAAGACCAGAACCTGCAGGAGAGCAGCTGAGCAGAAAGATGCGCCTGACACCCCTGAGCTGCTCCACACGAAGGGCCTGGGAGAAAGCG ATGCACTGGACAGTGAGCCTGCTGTATCGCCACTGCTTCCTCGGAAAGAGCGCGGACCCCCAGATGGCAGCCTGAATGAAGATGAGCGCCTTCTCCCCAAAGATAAAAAGACCAACCTGTTCAGCGCCTTgatcaagaagaagaagaaaatggcacCAACACCCCCTAAGCGCAGCAGTTCCTTCCGAGAGATGGATGGCCAGGCAGAACGCAGAGGGGCTACTGAGGATGACGGCCGGGAAATCAGCAACGGACCAGCAGCTCTCACCTCAGATGCAGCAGAGCCTGCCAAGTCCCCAAAGACCAGCAATGGGGCTGGCGTCCCCAATGGGGCCTTCCGGGAGCCGGGCAACTCAGGCTTCCGTTCTCCCCACATGTGGAAAAAGTCCAGCACACTGACCAGCAGCCGGCTGGCTGCTGCTGAAGAGGAGAGTGGCATCAGCTCCAGTAAGCGTTTCCTGCGTTCTTGCTCAGCCTCCTGCATGCCCCATGGGACTAGGGACACAGAGTGGCGGTCAGTCACACTGCCTCGAGACCTGCCATCTGCTGGTAAACAGTTTGACTCATCCACCTTTGGAGGGCACAAAAGTGAAAAGCCAGCTCTACCTCGGAAACGCACCAGTGAGAGTAGGTCTGAGCAGGTGGCCAAAAGCACCTCGACACCTCCTCCCCGGCTTGTGAAGAAGGCTGAGGAGGCCGCTGAGGAagtcttcaaagacatggaatcCAGCCCTGGCTCCAGCCCTCCCAGCTTGACTCCCAAACTACTCCGTAGGCAGGTtactgcttctccttcctctggcctctctcaCAAGGAAGAGGCCACCAAGGGCAATGCCTTGGGCACGGGGACTCCCGCCACTGCAGAGCCAGCACCCCCCAGCAACAAAGTGGGCCTCAGCAAGGCCTCCTCTGAGGAGAACCGCGTAAGGAGGCACAAGCATAGCTCGGAGTCCCCAGGGAGAGACAAGGGGAGGCTGTCCAAGCTCAAGCCTGCCCCACCGCCTCCGCCTGCCTGCACAGGGAAAGCAGGAAAGCCTACACAGAGTCCCAGCCAAGAGGCCGGGGAGGTAGGTGGGGCCACCAAGACAAAATGCACAAATCTGGCTGTGGACGCTATGAACAATGACCCCACCAAGGCTGGCCCACCTGGAGAAGGACTGAGAAAGCCTGTGCCCCCATCTGTGCCAAAGCCCCAGTCGACTACTAAGCCTCCAGGGACCCCCACCAGCCCAGTCTCTACCCCCTCCACAGTGCCAGCACCTTCACCCCTGGCTGGGGACCAGCAGCTATCTTCTGCCGCCTTCATCCCCCTCATATCAACCCGTGTGTCTCTTCGAAAGACCCGTCAGCCGCCAGAGCGCATCGCCAGTGGCACCATCACCAAGGGTGTGGTTCTGGACAGTACTGAAGCCCTGTGCCTTGCCATCTCCCGGAACTCGGAGCAGATGGCCAGCCACAGTGCCGTGCTGGAGGCTGGCAAGAACCTGTACACCTTCTGTGTGAGCTATGTGGACTCTATCCAACAGATGAGGAACAAGTTTGCCTTCCGTGAGGCTATCAACAAGCTGGAGAGCAACCTCCGAGAGCTGCAGATCTGCCCCGCAACAGCCTCCAGTGGGCCAGCTGCCACACAAGACTTCAGCAAGCTGCTTAGCTCTGTGAAGGAGATCAGCGACATTGTCCGGAGGTAG
- the Abl1 gene encoding tyrosine-protein kinase ABL1 isoform X1, with amino-acid sequence MGQQPGKVLGDQRRPSLPALHFIKGAGKRDSSRHGGPHCNVFVEHEALQRPVASDFEPQGLSEAARWNSKENLLAGPSENDPNLFVALYDFVASGDNTLSITKGEKLRVLGYNHNGEWCEAQTKNGQGWVPSNYITPVNSLEKHSWYHGPVSRNAAEYLLSSGINGSFLVRESESSPGQRSISLRYEGRVYHYRINTASDGKLYVSSESRFNTLAELVHHHSTVADGLITTLHYPAPKRNKPTIYGVSPNYDKWEMERTDITMKHKLGGGQYGEVYEGVWKKYSLTVAVKTLKEDTMEVEEFLKEAAVMKEIKHPNLVQLLGVCTREPPFYIITEFMTYGNLLDYLRECNRQEVSAVVLLYMATQISSAMEYLEKKNFIHRDLAARNCLVGENHLVKVADFGLSRLMTGDTYTAHAGAKFPIKWTAPESLAYNKFSIKSDVWAFGVLLWEIATYGMSPYPGIDLSQVYELLEKDYRMERPEGCPEKVYELMRACWQWNPSDRPSFAEIHQAFETMFQESSISDEVEKELGKRGMRGAAGSMLQAPELPTKTRTCRRAAEQKDAPDTPELLHTKGLGESDALDSEPAVSPLLPRKERGPPDGSLNEDERLLPKDKKTNLFSALIKKKKKMAPTPPKRSSSFREMDGQAERRGATEDDGREISNGPAALTSDAAEPAKSPKTSNGAGVPNGAFREPGNSGFRSPHMWKKSSTLTSSRLAAAEEESGISSSKRFLRSCSASCMPHGTRDTEWRSVTLPRDLPSAGKQFDSSTFGGHKSEKPALPRKRTSESRSEQVAKSTSTPPPRLVKKAEEAAEEVFKDMESSPGSSPPSLTPKLLRRQVTASPSSGLSHKEEATKGNALGTGTPATAEPAPPSNKVGLSKASSEENRVRRHKHSSESPGRDKGRLSKLKPAPPPPPACTGKAGKPTQSPSQEAGEVGGATKTKCTNLAVDAMNNDPTKAGPPGEGLRKPVPPSVPKPQSTTKPPGTPTSPVSTPSTVPAPSPLAGDQQLSSAAFIPLISTRVSLRKTRQPPERIASGTITKGVVLDSTEALCLAISRNSEQMASHSAVLEAGKNLYTFCVSYVDSIQQMRNKFAFREAINKLESNLRELQICPATASSGPAATQDFSKLLSSVKEISDIVRR; translated from the exons AAGCCCTGCAGAGACCAGTAGCCTCTGACTTTGAGCCCCAGGGTCTCAGTGAAGCAGCTCGATGGAACTCGAAGGAGAACCTTCTTGCTGGGCCCAGTGAAAATGACCCCAACCTCTTTGTGGCACTCTATGATTTTGTGGCCAGCGGAGATAACACTCTCAGCATCACTAAAG GTGAAAAGCTCCGGGTCTTAGGTTATAATCACAATGGGGAGTGGTGTGAAGCCCAAACGAAAAATGGCCAAGGATGGGTCCCAAGCAACTACATCACCCCTGTCAACAGCCTGGAGAAACATTCCTGGTATCACGGACCTGTATCTCGAAATGCTGCTGAGTATCTGCTAAGCAGCGGAATCAACGGCAGCTTCTTAGTGCGGGAGAGTGAGAGTAGCCCTGGCCAGAGGTCCATCTCGCTGCGGTATGAAGGGAGAGTGTACCACTACAGGATCAACACTGCCTCTGATGGCAAG CTGTACGTCTCCTCGGAGAGCCGCTTCAACACTCTGGCTGAGTTGGTTCACCATCATTCTACAGTGGCTGATGGGCTCATCACCACACTCCACTACCCAGCTCCCAAGCGCAACAAGCCCACCATCTACGGCGTGTCCCCCAACTACGACAAGTGGGAAATGGAGCGCACTGACATCACCATGAAGCACAAGCTGGGTGGAGGCCAGTACGGGGAGGTGTACGAGGGCGTCTGGAAAAAGTACAGCCTCACTGTGGCCGTGAAGACCTTGAAG GAGGACACCATGGAGGTGGAGGAGTTCCTGAAGGAAGCCGCAGTGATGAAGGAGATCAAACACCCTAACCTGGTGCAGCTGCTAG GGGTGTGTACCCGGGAACCTCCATTCTACATCATCACTGAGTTCATGACCTATGGAAACCTGCTGGACTACCTGAGGGAGTGTAACCGGCAGGAGGTGAGCGCCGTAGTGCTGCTCTACATGGCCACACAGATCTCATCAGCCATGGAGTACCTGGAGAAGAAGAACTTCATCCACAG agACCTTGCTGCCCGGAACTGCCTGGTAGGGGAAAACCACTTGGTGAAGGTGGCTGATTTTGGCCTGAGCAGGTTGATGACAGGGGACACCTACACGGCCCATGCTGGAGCCAAATTCCCCATCAAGTGGACAGCACCTGAGAGCCTGGCCTACAACAAGTTCTCCATCAAGTCGGACGTCTGGG cATTTGGAGTATTGCTCTGGGAAATTGCTACGTATGGCATGTCACCTTACCCGGGAATTGACCTGTCTCAGGTTTATGAGCTGCTGGAAAAAGACTACCGTATGGAGCGCCCTGAAGGCTGCCCAGAGAAGGTCTACGAGCTCATGCGAGCAT GTTGGCAGTGGAACCCCTCTGACCGGCCCTCCTTTGCTGAAATCCACCAAGCCTTTGAAACCATGTTCCAGGAATCCAGTATCTCAGATG aggtggagaaggagctggggaaACGAGGCATGAGAGGAGCTGCTGGGAGCATGCTGCAGGCCCCAGAGCTGCCCACCAAGACCAGAACCTGCAGGAGAGCAGCTGAGCAGAAAGATGCGCCTGACACCCCTGAGCTGCTCCACACGAAGGGCCTGGGAGAAAGCG ATGCACTGGACAGTGAGCCTGCTGTATCGCCACTGCTTCCTCGGAAAGAGCGCGGACCCCCAGATGGCAGCCTGAATGAAGATGAGCGCCTTCTCCCCAAAGATAAAAAGACCAACCTGTTCAGCGCCTTgatcaagaagaagaagaaaatggcacCAACACCCCCTAAGCGCAGCAGTTCCTTCCGAGAGATGGATGGCCAGGCAGAACGCAGAGGGGCTACTGAGGATGACGGCCGGGAAATCAGCAACGGACCAGCAGCTCTCACCTCAGATGCAGCAGAGCCTGCCAAGTCCCCAAAGACCAGCAATGGGGCTGGCGTCCCCAATGGGGCCTTCCGGGAGCCGGGCAACTCAGGCTTCCGTTCTCCCCACATGTGGAAAAAGTCCAGCACACTGACCAGCAGCCGGCTGGCTGCTGCTGAAGAGGAGAGTGGCATCAGCTCCAGTAAGCGTTTCCTGCGTTCTTGCTCAGCCTCCTGCATGCCCCATGGGACTAGGGACACAGAGTGGCGGTCAGTCACACTGCCTCGAGACCTGCCATCTGCTGGTAAACAGTTTGACTCATCCACCTTTGGAGGGCACAAAAGTGAAAAGCCAGCTCTACCTCGGAAACGCACCAGTGAGAGTAGGTCTGAGCAGGTGGCCAAAAGCACCTCGACACCTCCTCCCCGGCTTGTGAAGAAGGCTGAGGAGGCCGCTGAGGAagtcttcaaagacatggaatcCAGCCCTGGCTCCAGCCCTCCCAGCTTGACTCCCAAACTACTCCGTAGGCAGGTtactgcttctccttcctctggcctctctcaCAAGGAAGAGGCCACCAAGGGCAATGCCTTGGGCACGGGGACTCCCGCCACTGCAGAGCCAGCACCCCCCAGCAACAAAGTGGGCCTCAGCAAGGCCTCCTCTGAGGAGAACCGCGTAAGGAGGCACAAGCATAGCTCGGAGTCCCCAGGGAGAGACAAGGGGAGGCTGTCCAAGCTCAAGCCTGCCCCACCGCCTCCGCCTGCCTGCACAGGGAAAGCAGGAAAGCCTACACAGAGTCCCAGCCAAGAGGCCGGGGAGGTAGGTGGGGCCACCAAGACAAAATGCACAAATCTGGCTGTGGACGCTATGAACAATGACCCCACCAAGGCTGGCCCACCTGGAGAAGGACTGAGAAAGCCTGTGCCCCCATCTGTGCCAAAGCCCCAGTCGACTACTAAGCCTCCAGGGACCCCCACCAGCCCAGTCTCTACCCCCTCCACAGTGCCAGCACCTTCACCCCTGGCTGGGGACCAGCAGCTATCTTCTGCCGCCTTCATCCCCCTCATATCAACCCGTGTGTCTCTTCGAAAGACCCGTCAGCCGCCAGAGCGCATCGCCAGTGGCACCATCACCAAGGGTGTGGTTCTGGACAGTACTGAAGCCCTGTGCCTTGCCATCTCCCGGAACTCGGAGCAGATGGCCAGCCACAGTGCCGTGCTGGAGGCTGGCAAGAACCTGTACACCTTCTGTGTGAGCTATGTGGACTCTATCCAACAGATGAGGAACAAGTTTGCCTTCCGTGAGGCTATCAACAAGCTGGAGAGCAACCTCCGAGAGCTGCAGATCTGCCCCGCAACAGCCTCCAGTGGGCCAGCTGCCACACAAGACTTCAGCAAGCTGCTTAGCTCTGTGAAGGAGATCAGCGACATTGTCCGGAGGTAG